One genomic window of Elaeis guineensis isolate ETL-2024a chromosome 2, EG11, whole genome shotgun sequence includes the following:
- the LOC105041100 gene encoding subtilisin-like protease SBT5.6 isoform X1, producing the protein MKRRQSNRAAGMAAADPSRLLSTLVFRILSCPHPSLLAYITTPGPKGQQNKAQGRPRDYSLPEKMMLRVLLSLPLLPLLILSFLFTAFSYNQRQVYIVYLGEHSGTKTTQEIHGDHHSLLLSVKNRCHSDAQYISVTNDDGIPIYILRQRHGNLFSTATRIASMDLLHCSPMRKLQSFRYWCCIYTAKTEMGEVVSTFRSEGRWSPHTTRSWEFIGDEEGLKGSERNWLRSRAKYGKNVIVGMVDSGIWPESESFGDKGMGPIPKHWKGICEEGDAFNSSHCNKKLIGARYYVKGYEAYYGSLNTTYAFRSPRDNDGHGTHTASTVAGRVVRRVSALGGFARGTASGGAPLARLAVYKVCWPIPGPNPNIENTCFDADMLAAIDDAIGDGVHILSISIGAVGTPPKYSEDGIAIGALHAAKHGIVVSCSGGNSGPALATVSNLAPWMITVAASSIDRAFDSAILLGNGMTIKGQTVTPYELKGNESYPLVYAGDAVVPATPSNVSGQCLPNSLSARKVRGKIVLCLRGSGLRAAKGLEVKRAGGAAIILGNAPANGNEIPVDCHVLPGSAVSSDDAITILKYINSTGQPSATIGRARTTLDVRPAPVMTAFSSRGPNRVEPNILKPDITAPGLNILAAWSESSSPTKLEDDHRSVAYNLLSGTSMSCPHVSATASLLKSMHPHWSSAAIRSAMMTTATVRNAQKGLIKNAAGEVAGPLEYGSGHLRPTHASDPGLVYEASYRDYLLFACSSIGVQMDPTFPCPESPPSTFDLNYPSVSVSNLNGSITVHRTVTNVGQWKARYHVSIVEPSGVSVKISPKILKFKEGEEKSFRIKLQVDGSKGARSGEYVAGSYTWSDGTHDVRSPIVVSVA; encoded by the exons ATGAAGAGAAGACAATCGAATAGAGCCGCTGGGATGGCAGCCGCGGATCCTTCGCGGTTACTTTCTACTTTGGTATTCCGAATTCTTTCTTGTCCCCATCCTTCCCTTCTTGCCTATATAACAACACCAGGTCCCAAAGGACAGCAGAACAAGGCCCAGGGCCGGCCACGAGACTACTCGCTCCCCGAGAAGATGATGTTGAGGGTGCTTCTTTCTCtccccctcctccctctcttgATCCTCTCCTTTCTCTTCACGGCCTTCTCTTACAATCAACGCCAG GTCTACATCGTGTACTTGGGAGAGCACAGTGGAACCAAGACCACCCAAGAAATCCACGGGGACCACCATTCTCTCCTGCTCTCTGTTAAGAATAGGTGCCACAGTGATGCCCAATATATATCAGTAACCAATGATGATGGCATTCCTATCTATATCT TGAGGCAGAGGCACGGGAATCTCTTCTCTACAGCTACAAGAATAGCATCAATGGATTTGCTGCACTGCTCTCCGATGAGGAAGCTACAAAGCTTTCGG TACTGGTGTTGTATATATACCGCTAAAACAGAGATGGGTGAAGTAGTTTCGACTTTTCGAAGCGAGGGGAGGTGGTCGCCGCACACGACTAGATCTTGGGAGTTCATAGGTGATGAAGAGGGACTGAAAGGTTCGGAGAGGAATTGGTTGCGCTCCAGAGCGAAGTATGGCAAAAATGTCATCGTCGGCATGGTGGATTCTG GTATTTGGCCAGAGTCTGAAAGTTTCGGGGACAAAGGGATGGGACCCATCCCTAAACATTGGAAGGGAATCTGTGAAGAAGGAGACGCCTTCAATTCATCCCACTGCAACAA GAAGCTGATCGGTGCTCGGTACTACGTCAAGGGCTATGAAGCCTACTATGGCTCTCTCAACACAACATACGCCTTCCGCTCCCCCCGGGACAACGACGGCCACGGGACCCACACAGCCTCCACCGTCGCCGGCCGGGTGGTCCGCCGCGTCTCCGCCCTTGGCGGCTTCGCACGTGGGACTGCCTCCGGCGGCGCCCCGCTCGCCCGCCTCGCCGTCTACAAGGTGTGCTGGCCAATCCCAGGTCCCAACCCAAACATCGAGAACACGTGCTTCGACGCCGACATGCTCGCCGCCATCGACGACGCCATCGGCGACGGCGTCCACATCCTCAGCATCTCGATCGGGGCGGTGGGCACGCCGCCAAAGTATTCGGAGGATGGGATCGCCATCGGGGCGCTGCATGCGGCCAAGCACGGCATTGTGGTGTCATGCAGCGGAGGGAATTCCGGGCCGGCGCTGGCCACGGTGTCCAACCTTGCACCATGGATGATAACAGTCGCTGCCAGCAGCATCGACCGGGCTTTTGATTCTGCCATCTTGCTCGGCAATGGCATGACGATAAAg GGTCAAACTGTGACACCATATGAACTGAAGGGCAATGAGTCCTATCCCTTAGTTTATGCCGGCGACGCCGTAGTTCCAGCCACTCCGAGCAATGTCTCCGG GCAATGTCTTCCGAATTCTCTTTCGGCAAGGAAGGTGAGAGGAAAGATAGTGCTGTGCCTGAGAGGGAGCGGTCTGAGGGCGGCCAAGGGATTGGAGGTTAAGAGGGCAGGGGGAGCTGCCATTATATTGGGGAATGCTCCGGCTAATGGGAATGAGATCCCTGTGGACTGTCACGTCTTGCCGGGGTCCGCCGTGTCGTCGGATGATGCCATCACCATTCTGAAATATATCAACTCAACCGGGCAGCCGAGCGCTACGATAGGCCGGGCCAGGACTACTTTGGACGTGAGGCCGGCCCCGGTCATGACGGCCTTCTCCTCCCGGGGACCAAATCGTGTTGAGCCAAATATTCTCAAG CCGGATATTACAGCACCAGGTTTGAACATATTGGCAGCTTGGAGTGAATCATCATCACCTACAAAGCTTGAAGATGATCACAGAAGCGTTGCGTATAACCTTCTTTCAGGGACGTCAATGTCATGCCCCCACGTTTCTGCAACTGCTAGTCTCCTCAAGTCCATGCACCCTCATTGGAGCTCAGCTGCCATTAGATCTGCTATGATGACCACTG CCACGGTGCGAAACGCCCAGAAAGGCCTGATAAAAAATGCGGCCGGAGAAGTGGCAGGACCGCTGGAATATGGATCGGGCCACCTTAGGCCCACCCACGCCTCGGACCCGGGCCTTGTCTACGAGGCCTCCTACAGAGACTACCTCCTCTTCGCGTGCTCCAGCATTGGGGTTCAGATGGACCCCACCTTTCCATGCCCCGAGAGCCCGCCATCCACGTTCGATCTCAACTATCCATCAGTCTCTGTCTCCAATCTCAATGGGTCCATCACCGTCCATAGGACTGTTACCAATGTGGGCCAATGGAAGGCCCGGTACCATGTTTCCATTGTGGAGCCCAGTGGCGTTTCAGTGAAAATTTCACCAAAAATTTTGAAGTTCAAAGAAGGTGAGGAGAAGAGCTTCAGAATCAAACTCCAAGTAGATGGAAGCAAAGGAGCACGGAGTGGGGAGTATGTGGCTGGTTCGTATACGTGGAGTGATGGGACCCATGATGTGAGAAGCCCTATTGTAGTTTCTGTTGCCTAG
- the LOC105041100 gene encoding subtilisin-like protease SBT5.6 isoform X2 codes for MKRRQSNRAAGMAAADPSRLLSTLVFRILSCPHPSLLAYITTPGPKGQQNKAQGRPRDYSLPEKMMLRVLLSLPLLPLLILSFLFTAFSYNQRQVYIVYLGEHSGTKTTQEIHGDHHSLLLSVKNSEAEARESLLYSYKNSINGFAALLSDEEATKLSEMGEVVSTFRSEGRWSPHTTRSWEFIGDEEGLKGSERNWLRSRAKYGKNVIVGMVDSGIWPESESFGDKGMGPIPKHWKGICEEGDAFNSSHCNKKLIGARYYVKGYEAYYGSLNTTYAFRSPRDNDGHGTHTASTVAGRVVRRVSALGGFARGTASGGAPLARLAVYKVCWPIPGPNPNIENTCFDADMLAAIDDAIGDGVHILSISIGAVGTPPKYSEDGIAIGALHAAKHGIVVSCSGGNSGPALATVSNLAPWMITVAASSIDRAFDSAILLGNGMTIKGQTVTPYELKGNESYPLVYAGDAVVPATPSNVSGQCLPNSLSARKVRGKIVLCLRGSGLRAAKGLEVKRAGGAAIILGNAPANGNEIPVDCHVLPGSAVSSDDAITILKYINSTGQPSATIGRARTTLDVRPAPVMTAFSSRGPNRVEPNILKPDITAPGLNILAAWSESSSPTKLEDDHRSVAYNLLSGTSMSCPHVSATASLLKSMHPHWSSAAIRSAMMTTATVRNAQKGLIKNAAGEVAGPLEYGSGHLRPTHASDPGLVYEASYRDYLLFACSSIGVQMDPTFPCPESPPSTFDLNYPSVSVSNLNGSITVHRTVTNVGQWKARYHVSIVEPSGVSVKISPKILKFKEGEEKSFRIKLQVDGSKGARSGEYVAGSYTWSDGTHDVRSPIVVSVA; via the exons ATGAAGAGAAGACAATCGAATAGAGCCGCTGGGATGGCAGCCGCGGATCCTTCGCGGTTACTTTCTACTTTGGTATTCCGAATTCTTTCTTGTCCCCATCCTTCCCTTCTTGCCTATATAACAACACCAGGTCCCAAAGGACAGCAGAACAAGGCCCAGGGCCGGCCACGAGACTACTCGCTCCCCGAGAAGATGATGTTGAGGGTGCTTCTTTCTCtccccctcctccctctcttgATCCTCTCCTTTCTCTTCACGGCCTTCTCTTACAATCAACGCCAG GTCTACATCGTGTACTTGGGAGAGCACAGTGGAACCAAGACCACCCAAGAAATCCACGGGGACCACCATTCTCTCCTGCTCTCTGTTAAGAATAG TGAGGCAGAGGCACGGGAATCTCTTCTCTACAGCTACAAGAATAGCATCAATGGATTTGCTGCACTGCTCTCCGATGAGGAAGCTACAAAGCTTTCGG AGATGGGTGAAGTAGTTTCGACTTTTCGAAGCGAGGGGAGGTGGTCGCCGCACACGACTAGATCTTGGGAGTTCATAGGTGATGAAGAGGGACTGAAAGGTTCGGAGAGGAATTGGTTGCGCTCCAGAGCGAAGTATGGCAAAAATGTCATCGTCGGCATGGTGGATTCTG GTATTTGGCCAGAGTCTGAAAGTTTCGGGGACAAAGGGATGGGACCCATCCCTAAACATTGGAAGGGAATCTGTGAAGAAGGAGACGCCTTCAATTCATCCCACTGCAACAA GAAGCTGATCGGTGCTCGGTACTACGTCAAGGGCTATGAAGCCTACTATGGCTCTCTCAACACAACATACGCCTTCCGCTCCCCCCGGGACAACGACGGCCACGGGACCCACACAGCCTCCACCGTCGCCGGCCGGGTGGTCCGCCGCGTCTCCGCCCTTGGCGGCTTCGCACGTGGGACTGCCTCCGGCGGCGCCCCGCTCGCCCGCCTCGCCGTCTACAAGGTGTGCTGGCCAATCCCAGGTCCCAACCCAAACATCGAGAACACGTGCTTCGACGCCGACATGCTCGCCGCCATCGACGACGCCATCGGCGACGGCGTCCACATCCTCAGCATCTCGATCGGGGCGGTGGGCACGCCGCCAAAGTATTCGGAGGATGGGATCGCCATCGGGGCGCTGCATGCGGCCAAGCACGGCATTGTGGTGTCATGCAGCGGAGGGAATTCCGGGCCGGCGCTGGCCACGGTGTCCAACCTTGCACCATGGATGATAACAGTCGCTGCCAGCAGCATCGACCGGGCTTTTGATTCTGCCATCTTGCTCGGCAATGGCATGACGATAAAg GGTCAAACTGTGACACCATATGAACTGAAGGGCAATGAGTCCTATCCCTTAGTTTATGCCGGCGACGCCGTAGTTCCAGCCACTCCGAGCAATGTCTCCGG GCAATGTCTTCCGAATTCTCTTTCGGCAAGGAAGGTGAGAGGAAAGATAGTGCTGTGCCTGAGAGGGAGCGGTCTGAGGGCGGCCAAGGGATTGGAGGTTAAGAGGGCAGGGGGAGCTGCCATTATATTGGGGAATGCTCCGGCTAATGGGAATGAGATCCCTGTGGACTGTCACGTCTTGCCGGGGTCCGCCGTGTCGTCGGATGATGCCATCACCATTCTGAAATATATCAACTCAACCGGGCAGCCGAGCGCTACGATAGGCCGGGCCAGGACTACTTTGGACGTGAGGCCGGCCCCGGTCATGACGGCCTTCTCCTCCCGGGGACCAAATCGTGTTGAGCCAAATATTCTCAAG CCGGATATTACAGCACCAGGTTTGAACATATTGGCAGCTTGGAGTGAATCATCATCACCTACAAAGCTTGAAGATGATCACAGAAGCGTTGCGTATAACCTTCTTTCAGGGACGTCAATGTCATGCCCCCACGTTTCTGCAACTGCTAGTCTCCTCAAGTCCATGCACCCTCATTGGAGCTCAGCTGCCATTAGATCTGCTATGATGACCACTG CCACGGTGCGAAACGCCCAGAAAGGCCTGATAAAAAATGCGGCCGGAGAAGTGGCAGGACCGCTGGAATATGGATCGGGCCACCTTAGGCCCACCCACGCCTCGGACCCGGGCCTTGTCTACGAGGCCTCCTACAGAGACTACCTCCTCTTCGCGTGCTCCAGCATTGGGGTTCAGATGGACCCCACCTTTCCATGCCCCGAGAGCCCGCCATCCACGTTCGATCTCAACTATCCATCAGTCTCTGTCTCCAATCTCAATGGGTCCATCACCGTCCATAGGACTGTTACCAATGTGGGCCAATGGAAGGCCCGGTACCATGTTTCCATTGTGGAGCCCAGTGGCGTTTCAGTGAAAATTTCACCAAAAATTTTGAAGTTCAAAGAAGGTGAGGAGAAGAGCTTCAGAATCAAACTCCAAGTAGATGGAAGCAAAGGAGCACGGAGTGGGGAGTATGTGGCTGGTTCGTATACGTGGAGTGATGGGACCCATGATGTGAGAAGCCCTATTGTAGTTTCTGTTGCCTAG